A genomic stretch from Sander vitreus isolate 19-12246 chromosome 17, sanVit1, whole genome shotgun sequence includes:
- the calm2a gene encoding calmodulin 2a (phosphorylase kinase, delta), which yields MADQLTEEQIAEFKEAFSLFDKDGDGTITTKELGTVMRSLGQNPTEAELQDMINEVDADGNGTIDFPEFLTMMARKMKDTDSEEEIREAFRVFDKDGNGYISAAELRHVMTNLGEKLTDEEVDEMIREADIDGDGQVNYEEFVQMMTAK from the exons ATG GCTGATCAGCTTACAGAAGAGCAGATTGCTG AGTTCAAGGAGGCATTTTCGCTCTTTGACAAAGATGGCGATGGCACCATCACCACCAAAGAGCTGGGAACTGTCATGCGCTCTCTGGGCCAGAACCCCACAGAGGCAGAGCTGCAGGACATGATCAATGAAGTGGATGCTGATG gAAATGGAACGATAGACTTCCCAGAGTTTCTGACCATGATGGCCAGGAAGATGAAGGACACAGACAGTGAGGAGGAGATCAGAGAAGCATTCCGTGTCTTTGATAAG GATGGCAATGGATACATCAGTGCTGCTGAGCTGCGCCATGTGATGACAAACCTTGGGGAGAAGCTGACTGATGAAGAAGTGGACGAGATGATCAGAGAAGCAGACATTGATGGAGATGGACAGGTCAACTATGAAG AGTTCGTACAAATGATGACGGCGAAGTGA